DNA sequence from the Pseudoliparis swirei isolate HS2019 ecotype Mariana Trench chromosome 6, NWPU_hadal_v1, whole genome shotgun sequence genome:
tcactgagacctggatcacagcagacaacacgtctaccccggctgctctctcctctgcctactccttcagccacacacccagaccctctggtcggggtggagctccaggtttactcatctcacccaaatggtgtttcgctccctacccgcttccactctttagcCCACTGACTTgtgagttccatgctgtgacggttactcatccggttcaactacacattgttgttctctaccgtccccctggttctttgggagatttcttggaagagctagacgtcctcctatcgaacttctcggaacacggccccccgctcatccttctgggtgacttcaacatccagacagagaagtcatgtgatctcttactgtcttcctttaacctctcactcagtccctcccctcccactcacaaagccggcaaccgccttgactacattttcactagaaactgctctacctccaacctcactgtgactcctctccatgtctctgaccacttcttcatctcttactctctctggtactgacgacccacacatatctacagactctgcacctgtacgccacaacattcgcaccctctgtccccaGGGGCGTGTCTAGGGGGTGGCCAGGGGTGGCACGTGCTACCCCTGGAATCTGATTGGCCACCCCAGGTGCCACCCCATATGCTAAACTATGATTGGCTATCTGCCCACGGAGGCGGGAACGTTTGAATTGTGTGACTACCgaactttcattttcaaccgACAAGAAGACATCAAGAGATTGCGGCTACTCGCTCCTGAAAGATGTGAGTAGCTAGAATTATTGATAACAGTTACACATAATGAGTCAGTGGTTTAAAAAGTTTGAACTGTAATAAGCTAAAACGTTTTTTGATTTTCACGATATGTGGTGCAGGTCTGTCATCATCGCGACTGTCGACAGTGTCGACTGACTCAGCTTGCTGCCTAGCAAACCTGTCCAGGGATTCTTAGCTCCTGAAAGATGTGAGTAGACTTATTGATACACATGTGTGAATGGTTTAAAAGCTAAAACGTTTTCccatcttattttattatttcctgaCTCAGCTTACTAGCAAACCTGTCGTCATCATTGTTTGGTTATTGTCAACGATGCTAACGCTaacgctaatgctaacgctaatgctaacgctgatgctaacgctagctaactTAACGTTACAGTATGTAAATCTGTCTTGTATCTCTTCTAACTTTGTAACATTAGACCTGAGTAAGTTTTGCATGTCAcattcattcatgcattcataattAGGCTAAATGTATTGTGCAAGATATAGTGACATGCATCATGACATGCGACTATTACAGTATGAAAAGAAATGAGAACATTCAGGGAttcttcaaaagaaagaaatccaaaacaacagagcaggacagagcagcagaagccaGCAGTGCTAGTCAGTCTGAGGATGAGAGCCAGCTTGACTCTGCTAGGGATGTACAGCAGGAGCCTCCAGCTTCAGCTGTACACATGGGTATGTAAAATCCTGATACCACTTAGCCTACTTACAAAAAGGCTGATTTTATTATCATTCTGATGACAACGTATGTGTTTTTGTAGACTCAGACAAGGATACTGGTGATGAAGGCCCTTCATCTTCACTTGCACATCAGGGTATGTAATGTATGCATCTTTATAAAACTATCTGCTATGACTTGAGATGTTTCACTTTTGCTATACTTATAGTGGCTTATACTGAGATTCAGGGCAAAGCCCTATTTTTAACAATACAGGTGTGAAAAAGCTAAATATGACTAAtttgacatacaaataaattgatacAACTGTTAAAATCCCTATATTACTTCAGGTGTGTCAAGTCAGCCACTCTCTGACAATGACACTGAcactgattcaagattcaagatgttttatttcaggaatgtgcaaggggcaacaagtacacactacaaaataaaaaacaacacaatatttacagtaagtgtgtgtgtgtgtgtgtgtgtgtgcctaagaggggcctgtgtgggtctatggggggggggtgtgggtgAGGTcgacagtcctgatggcctgaggaaagaaactcgtctcagtctctctctgctTGTGCGCAGTGACGGCGCCTGCCTGACCCTGACCGCAGAGctgggtgggagtgtagttcaatagtgccgccagccgaacgcactactctctcagagcccttcctgtcctgagcgagTAGCAgtaaaccaggctgtgatgcttcctgtcaggacgctctctagctcagagtagaaggactgaaggatcctctgggaaactttaatttctcagctgcctgaggtggtagaggcgctgctgcctttctcaccagagtgtctgtgtttgctgaccatgtcagatcctgatGTGATGTGGGactccaggtatttataccccactccaatcagctccttagttttggtgacattcatgatgaggctgttgtcggcgccttctcgtcgttgtcggatcaggcccaccaccactgtgtcatccgcaaaccacagtcatgtgtgtacagggagtacagtaggggctgaggacgcaagggggatcctgtgttcagggtgagggatttgaggttgtctgccaccctgaccacctgtggcctggcggtcaggaagtcaggATCAAGCACACACAGGGGGGTtccagtcccagctcaatcttGCCGGTCTGTCTGAGGGGGAccatggtgttgaaagctgaactataatcaatgaacagcagtctcacatagcccctctgatctgtttgggcgataagcaaactgcagcgggtccatggaggaagggagaagcgcagatgtagtcctttatcagcctcctCAAGCATtgatgaccaccgaggtgagggccaccggcggtgagtcattcatacatgctggagaagcattcttgggcacagggacaatgaTGGATCTCTTGGCGGGGGggacggactcagccaggagaacactggagctagctggttagcacaggtcttcagtactcgcccagatatgccatctgagAACCATCCAGCAGTACCTGCAGGCCATGCAGTGACACGTGGGGATGGTGATGCAGCAGCCCTTGTGGccccacctggacctcatggtatgccttaatatttcatatgaaatatattgtacTTAATTCAATTCTTTCATCTGTACTAATGCCCCAATGAGCACTTCTGTCCCAACAAGTACATGACACTGATCCAATTCTCATGCTTTTGTcactttcagatatttcacagtcAAGAGCAGCAGGTCCCTCTCAGCCTCGTTTAAAGGTTTTTCCAAGAACCCTCCaaggtgagaagaggaggcgTTCAATCCAGTGTGGTTTAACCACAATTCCTGGCTTGAATACTCACAAAGCAAAGATTCAGCCTACTGTTACGCATGCAGACACTTCTCCTGCCTGGCGTCAGAATCTGTTTTCTCCTCAGAATCAGGCTTTTCACACTGGGAAAAAGCAACGTACAAAGATGCTGGCTTTAAGTTGCATGAGAAATCTGAGTCTCACATTAATGCCATGTTTGCTTTGAATGAGCACAAGAGGCTATTGCTTACAGATTCTTCTATCTTAGATATGATTAACAAAGAGTACAAAAAGAAAGTTGAAGAGAATCGCAGTTACATTAAAACAGTTGCAGATGTACTGCTTTTGACAGCAACACAGAATATAGCACAAAGAGGTCACCGTGAATCGGAAGAATATGACAACAAAGGGAATTTCTTAGGAATTCTAGAAATGATCGCTAAACACAATCCTATGGTAGCCCAAAAAATGAAGGGACAACGATGCAAAATACACAAGCAATACCATACAGAATGAAATTCTGCAGTGCTTAGCAAGTATGGTGCGTGATGAGATtgtgaaggaagtgaaggagagtgTGGTATTCTCTGTCATTGCTGATGAAACCAAAGATCTGAAAAAGAAGGAGCAGCTGTCATTAGTAGTTAGGTATTACTACAACGGGCTGTGCATGAAAGCTTTCTTGATTTCCAACATGCCCAACATCTAGATGCTAAGGGCTCAGCGAAATGATCATCCAGTGTTTAGAAAGATATGGCCTTCAGTACAAAGAAAATCTTGTTGGACAAGGTTATGATGGGGCCTCAGTGATGAGTGgcaaacacacaggtgtggcAGCCAGAATTAAGACAGAGGCTAAACATGCGTTTTATGTCCACTGTAATGCGCACTGTCTGAACCTGGTCTTAGTTGACACTGTGAAGTCAGTTCCAGAGGCTGATTGCTTCTTCTCACTGCTTGAGAAGCTCTATGTGTACATGTCAGGATCTTATGTGCACCAGAAATGGCTGGATGTTCAAAAGGAGATGTATGGGGCCAGCCTAGGAGTTACAAAACTTAGTGACACAAGATGGGCATGTAGAGCATTGGCTTGCAGGAACTTCATGGATAGGTTaccagctgtgttgtgtgtccttcAAAATATAAGCGAAGAAAATCATAGAGACAGATCCACTGATGCTCGAGGTTTGCTTGCACAGATTGACCTCACATTCATATCCTCCTTGCAACCTTCCGAAAACTGTTCGAAACACAAAGCTGCTTTCTGACCTGCTACAGTCACCCTCAGTTGATTTAGCTATGgcagtagacatggtggagtcaCTTCACGATACACTTCAGGAGTACAGGACTGAGACATTTTGTGATCAACTGTGGCATGACATAGTAGAGACAGCCAAACAGTGTAATATAGCTGTTGAGAATAGTGAGAAGAAGAGATCACAAAAGGTTAGCTCCAAACTTGGTGGGTCTTATGTGACATGTACTATAGGCCTGCGGAAGGGTAATGATGACAAAGATACATTCAGACAGAGACTACTCTACCCCATCCTTGACTCCATGATTGGTGAATTGGAAAGAATGTTCTCAAAACCTAACTGTTTAATAATGAAGGGTTTACAGGCCCTAAACCCTAAAAGCAGTACATTCCTTCAAGACAACCAAGTATTTGGCTTGGGTGAAATGTATGGTTGTGATCAAGAAGATCTTACTCATGAGCTTCACCAGGCTAGGAGAATTTTGAAAAGGAAGGCTGAGAGTGGGGCAAGAGAGTTGGCAAGCATTCTAGACTTGACTGTGTTTTAGAACCGTACCAAGAGGTGTTTCATGAGCTCTTCAGGCTGTGCAAAATAGTTGTAGCCCTTCCAGTCAGCAGTGCTGCCTGTGAGCGGAGCTTTTCTGCTCTAAAGCTAATTAAAACCATTTGAGGACAACAATGGTAGATAGCAGGCTAAGCCATTTAGGTGTGCTAAGCATTGAGTCAAGAAGAGCTAAGGCATTGAACATGGATGACTTTATAAAACTGTTTGCAAGCCAACACAAGAACAGGAGAATTcaactgttttaaatgtatctggGCTGCCTTTTTTgttggcactttactttatactgtgacagtttttaattgtatttattttattggcactttactttatactgtgaCCGTTTTCAATATTGTTggcattattactttattttaagtttgttgGCACTTACTCTGAGaatgtgcattttcttttgtatatacagtactgtacaagttgttaaagaataaagtatggaagttttatattacatttgtatggTGTCACTCTGTTGAGATTGGTAGGTCTGtttatcttttaaattaaactttaaacacaggaatgtaagacactataaagtaattaaagtagATATGGATAGTAGAGACAAAAATTGTAAATTAATGCTATTCCGTGCCCCCCGCCCCGATGTGCACTCGTACTTCATGCCACCCCTACATAAGTCAGTTCCCCACTTGGGCcaccccagtcaaaaaggtctggacacgccactgtctgtccctcctctctggcctatctgctctcccctcaacagactgcttctcactcatgcagcctaatggtgtgttcacaccggacgtgtcaaaattttgacgtgcgtcgagattacatgttaagtcaatgcaaagctgcgtcgaagctgcgtagctgcgtattttccagcgagcagcgcgtcagacgcgtttgaagcagcacgaacagagggtttgtcgcggggcgaacagcgcgaacagacgcagctcgttgacgcgcgagttcaaatttcccaactctggcagcaaagacgcgtgagtcatagttgcgtcagccaatcagcgttgagcagctccgctcgtcatcgtcctgccggtcgaaaaaaatggaggaaaagattattgtcgctgtctgtgggcaccccgaactttaagaTACAACTCtatatgcttaccgaaaccggagctataaagataaagcgtggaacaaggtcggagaagccgtgggactacctggtaagtttttaatgtatgtatttgcttttattctcgctatttgttgtactttactatcaaccagttcactaaaaagtggaagtactctgcggtcctgtcgttcctcgactcatttattatactccgcccccgacgcgtctggtgtgaacacacttttttcgacgcgctgagttgagctgcactcccactgcgcttctcgctgctctctctcttcttctctctttgatacgtgtctctgagacttttccacctccggcggcagatctcctctgccatgaaacacatatgccggcggttggttcatagtaaagtacaacaaatagctagaataaaagcaaatacatacattcaaaacgtaccaggtagtcccacggcttctccgaccttgttccacgctttatctttatagctccggtttcggtaagcataaagagttgtatcgtaaagttcgcgGTGCCCACAGACAGCGACAAAAATCTGTTCTTCCATTttctaaaccggcaggacgatgacgagcggagctgctcaacgctgattggctgacgcaactatgactcacgcgtctttgctgccagagtagggaaatttgaactcgcgcgtcgaggagctgcgtctgctcgctctgttcgctgagttcgccccgcgacaaaccctctgttcgtgctgcttcaaacgcgtctgacgcgctgctcgctggaaaatacgcagcttggacgcagctttgcattgacttaacatgtaatctcgacgcgcgtcaaagTTTTGACGCGTGTCAAagttttgacgcgtccggtgtgaacacaccataactctgccacagacactctcctctcttccctgtcttcatctcttgattctctttgtccttttaagacaggaccggttcggaaatcctctccggctgcatggttgtcggactcggtgcgcgccgagagagccaccctgcgagcgacggaaagaaaatggcgcaaatcgaatcaagcggaagacctgctcttctatcaatctctcctctcctccttctcttcctctatctctgcagccaaaagctcgttctacctgaccaaaattcagtcttccttctctaaccccaaacaactcttctctatcttttccaacctccttgatcccccctgtccccctcctccttccacccttttgccgagccactttgtcgactactttacaaacaagatagacgacatccgctcctcctttactcatccatcttctatcacctcaccaacactaacttcttcatccccctctcgttcctctttcacccccttgtctcccaatcaagttcttagcttggtgacctccgctcaaccgaccacctgcgcccttgaccccgtcccgtctcccattctccaggctattgctcctgaccttctgaccttcctcacccatcttattaacagctccctctcaactggctgtttccccaactctctgaaggaggcgagtcaaccctctcctgaagaaacccacgctcgacccgtctgaagtcagcaactacagaccggtctctcttcttccttttctctccaaaactctggagcgagctatcttgagccaagtgtcctcctatctacacagtaacaaccttcttgaccctcaccagtctggattcaaggccggccactcgacagagactgccctccttgctgtctctgagcagcttcacactgctagagcagcctctctctcctctgtccttatccttctagacctttctgcagcatttgacaccgtgaaccaccagatcctgatctcttctcttcaggacctggggatctcaggcactgcactcgctcttttctcttcctaccttaacgaccgcacttaccgggtaacgtggagaggatctgtgtctgatccttgtcctctcactactggggttcctcaaggctctgtcctgggtcccctcttctctctgtacacaaattctctcggctctgtcattcgttcgcacggcttctcctaccatagctatgctgatgacacccaactgatcttctcgtttccaccgtccgaaacacaggtggcggcgcgactctctgcctgtctgaccgacatctctcagtggatatctgctcaccacctgaaaatcaaccctgacaagaccgagctactattccttccagggaaaggctcccccacccatgacctgactaccaccttcaacagctcagtgttggcccctaccccgactgccaggaacctcggggtgacactagacagtcaactctccctgacggccaacatcgctgcgacgacgcgttcctgtaggtacatgctgcacaacatcaggagaatacggcctcttcttactcagaaggcggcacaggttctgatccaggctctggtcatttcgcgcctcgactactgcaactccctcctggctggtcgacccgctaaggccatccgacccctgcagctcatccagaatgcagcagctcgactggtcttcagcctcccgaaattcacccacaccactccgctcctccgctctctccactggttaccggtggctgctcgcatccgcttcaaaacactggttctggcgtaccgtgctctgaacggatcgggccccgtctacatccgggatatggtcacaccgtacaccccggcacgttcgctccgctcggcaacagccaaccgacttgtgactcctgcacctcgagctaatcactctacatccagactgtttgctgtcctggctcctcagtggtggaacgagctccccactgacatcaggacagcagaaagtctctacatcttccgccggagactaaaaacacatatttcccgactatctggagtaaaacacagatttgcacttcagtggctcttaaatagcacttacttatggtacttttgtagttcgactatgttgaggaaatgttacttcctgtattcttgttgttcttagtttgtactctaggttgaaatgcacttattgtaagtcgctttggataaaagcgtctgcgaaatgacatgtaatgtaatgtttgcCATTTCCTCATCGAAGTTTTGGTAatcctataaataaataaaaagatgagaAATGTGAGTCGTTGCGCAACTTCTCTGTGATTTGAGTGGCGGCGCGTCTTCCTGCGACATCACTCTGAGCTGCAGTCGAGCCGACGGCCATGGATCCCGCGCGCTACCCCACCGAGAACGTTCAACAGGAGAGGAGCGACGGGTACCGCGGAGTCCCCGGAGGGACCACATCGgtccactacaccaccgtggcCCCGGGGGCCCCCAGCGACCACGTGGTCTGGTCCATCTGCTCCTTCATCCACCTGAACCCCTGCTGCCTTGGACTGTTGGCTCTCATCTTCTCCATCAAGGTGAACTTTCATTCATGAGGGAATCGAGGAATGATCATCTCTTCtagaaaaaataattttaaaaaaaagttagatATCAcgaggaaggaaaaggaaagtttaaataatacaaataagtaaaggggggaggggacctTTACAACTTTAAACGCTCAAACTAACAACTCTCACCTCAACATGTTCAAATGAAAGCTGCAACAAGTCATAATTGACTGCTATactattctttttatttgttttgtacaTATGTTTATTAATTTTCCTCTGTAGTGTTTTTATTTGCTCATGTGTTTGTCATCCCGTTCTGTATCTGTGGACTGCGCTACGGCCTCTTGGTCATCATTGTAAATGACAAATGGTTCTCAATTGATTTTATCTGGTTAacttaatattaatattcatataaaCGTGTTTCAGGACATTCTTAAATGTGAAGAATCAGATATAGGACAATGATGCAAGGACAACTATATTTGGGGAAATGGGTGAAAGCAACTGAACATGTTGGGAGTGAATATAttccacttcttctttttcttctctctttttttaaaacatcgaTGTACTTTGGTGCTTCCAGGCCAGAGACCGGAAGGTGGCTGGAGATGTGGAAGGCGCCCGGAGCTACGGCTCCACTGCCCGCAGCCTCAACATCGCCGCCATGGTCATGGTGTCCATCTTGATCCTTATTGTCATCATTTCACTCGGCTTTGGGCTTTCAAAATTGGTGCCTAATGgtggtggttatggtgatggttACAGAGGCTGAGTTTCAAATAGTGTGAGCGCGGCCTGCTGCTGTGACTCAGTGATGCTCGTGGCTCTgcactttattttcttattttttttcactttaCTTATATCCTCAAGCGAAACAGAAACATACTTTTTTAGGGGTGTCAAACTCTTTCCTCATAATCTGTCGTGCACATTTATGCCAGACCATGTTGTTTGATTCTGATTTCAGGCATTTTGTCTTAACAATGGttctaaaaaaaatgtaaaagagagagagaacttcttTATCCGCCAATAAAGATGTTTTATAACTCTGAAATGTGTTTGTGCGATTTTCTAAGTAAATAAACAGATTTTGTATGTTATGGTGTTTTGACATTTTCACTGGTGCTGATTTCAAGCCAAATAACTAATTTCTCATTGTAACTCtctgaacatatatatttattttcacggCTTGACCCAGTGTTACAGATGCCAAGACAAAATAGTGGGTCCTATAAAatatgcatgaataaatgtgaGATTTTCTGATGAGCTGATAAAAATTCTGCGTTCAACCAAAGGGAcaaatgtacatatacatatatatgtatatatattagggctgtcaatcgatttaaaaaaattaactaattaatcgcacattttgaaattcattaatcgcgattaatcgcaattaaaagttaaaagttcattctttttaaagaccaaacttcacacagagctgtgttttcaaagaggctcctacctatacagtgccagcgaggtatttaatattgtggatgataaattgtttcttcagtgaaacatcagattagtaaaaaagaagtatattgagaccccattggtcctgtcatctttaacattgaacagcagcagaaccagtggccttggtaactgactgacgtTCAAATATGTcccgttaaccctctggaggctgagctcattttatacattttacaaaaaaaatgtaaatgcaccttttaaaggcgtttgcatatgacacatacccacgtgtgttatacatcaaccattccagaacaatctcagctctattcaatgaggctcagttgtcctggtgctgtgttctctgctctctgactgacaggctgctatagagcctcacctgtgaggtgggaggtcctttgtgatttactgagtgttcattggttgttttttttcccaaaatgttgacagacaaaaacggattgaccaatcacagtgaagatttcgtgtgacgagttatttccgcgccgcgtcacccgacaggTCGCCCCtccgtgtctctgtgtatcagaggggagacgggaggaaggaggagcaggaggaaacccgactgattcatccacgagtttaaactgatttctgatccttattttctcggagaaataattgtttttaaaacggaaacagtgttaaaccgtactgccgcggtctgacactcggtttgagtgtaaaaacttcaacgaacaccggaagtaaacaaagttgcgttaattgcgttaaaatattttagtgcagttatatacatgacctcatcatacagcacacccccagccggtccttacggtcagctgaccaggggctcctggcagtgccgcgcacacgattaaaaacaaaaggcgatcggtcctttgctgcagtggccccacgcctgtggaacacacttccgcaggtgttgagagcagctcagtccgaaaatagcttcagaaatcagctaaaaacacatctctacaaacaggcatttctgggttaggtttctgtgtgttatcggttttctgctctctatgtttaatttattgtttgttggtttcttctactgcgtttgtgactgctcaaaagtcttgtgtactggaggtaatgcacccgcaatttgtaatgtagcactggcttctgcaccttgctgctatgcttaacatgatgatattgatgatgttgtactgtttttattgtttttattgtaaagcactctgtgtattcgtactgcgaagggcgctatataaataaacttttatttacttacttacttacttaacgCTGcgaaattaatcgcatagattaacgcgttaacgctgacagccctaatatatgtGAAACGAtgaaaatttttaatcggattaatcacaggtttttgtgggttaatcatgatt
Encoded proteins:
- the LOC130195086 gene encoding dispanin subfamily A member 2b-like — encoded protein: MDPARYPTENVQQERSDGYRGVPGGTTSVHYTTVAPGAPSDHVVWSICSFIHLNPCCLGLLALIFSIKARDRKVAGDVEGARSYGSTARSLNIAAMVMVSILILIVIISLGFGLSKLVPNGGGYGDGYRG